The region TTCGTAATGTCCAGCACTCCCTTTCCCTGAAATCAAAGTCCACCCatgatccaagccgcttatcctaattagggtggcGGGatactgcagcctatcccagcacagtAATTCATGGAATGATGCTTAACTGACTTAAAGACAACACCAAAAAGCACCAAAATATACCTGTCGCAAATGCCTCAAGGACTTGAACTTCGGACCAGGAAACCCCTCTAATTTCCCATCGTCACACAGGAAGTCCCTGTCCAGCTCACTCTCTGATTGGTGCTTCTGTTGTCTGGAACCGTCCCCGTCTGCCCCCTCCCAGCAGCTCATTTCCTCCTCTTGTTCTTTGGGGAAATAAAAGAAAAgtataaaatccatccatccatccatcagctgaactgcttatcctgctctcagggttaaggggatgctggagcctatcccagcagtcactgggcggcaggcagggagacaccctgggcaggctgccaggccatcacacagggccaacacacacacacacacctagggacaatctagtacggctgattcacctgacctacatgtctttggactgtgggaggaaaccggagcccccggaggaaacccacacagacacggggagaacatgcaaactccacacagaggacaacccaggacgacccccaaggttggactaccccggggctcaaacccaggaccttcttgctgtgaggcgaccgcgctaaccactgcaccaccgtgatgCCCAAGTGGGAAATCTGAGAGCAAAATTGAGAAAAAGTAGCTTAGGTAATTTTCTCGATCCCAGGACCAGGATCAGCGTGAACTCTTGGTGCGTCCCTCTTCAGTGAGATGTTCAGCATATACAGGTAACGTCACGCATCTTCTGAAGGGAGCTGCGCTGACCCTGATAAATCGTTTCAAAAGCTAGTCGAACGGGGATGCGCATGCCTCCATCACCCCCCTTTACCTGCAAAAGGTGTGAATATTGTGAAATTAAGACGCTTGCCACGAAACATTTGGCTCAATTTTTTACTATCTCCCCCCGGGAATGTATTATTTAGCTCCTTCTTGTTATTGGACTAACATTAATCATGACTACTAAACAGATCCCAAACTACTGTATGGTCAAACACAGTTTAAGTCGACAAGCTCAACTGCAGTCTAAGATGAGCCAAAAATAGTTTCGAAAGGTATCTGGTTTCAGGAGCATCAGTGTCCTCTCAAGACACAAAATCAGACGTAACCCTGTAATTCTGGATCCAGGTTGACCAGCTGGATTTGGTTGCAATGCCGCTGAAACGCAGCCTATGTGAGAAAATTGTCAGTGCTTTGCGGCTCGGTAATAAAAGAGAATTATCTGCTTTGGTTTTGGTGATCCGTAATGATGGAAATGTCATGCAGATAGCCGTGAAACGGGGCACAGGAATAACATGAGCGGACCAGCGGCAAAAGCTGCGGACTGTGTCGAGGGAGCGGGTGTATAAAAACTGAACCACTTTGGCGTACTCAGAATGATTTAGGACGTCATGGTTTAAAACCATGTAAACATTTTCCAGAAAGGATATGAGATCatatattgggtttttttttagcacAATGGTTAAATTAATGACTTGGGTTTTCCCCCATAGTCCCTGTGAATCACTCTGTCAAGTTTAACACCTTAGACTCGAGAGACGGTTCTGGTTCAGTGTGCAAAACACATGACATCTGATGACCTCATTCTATCTGGAGGGCAATACAGAAGGCAACAGATGTTAAACCTATGACCAAGCTAATCATGCcttgtattctttcttttttttttaaccaaataaTGAAATTATTGGAAAGAAATCCATGTCTATATTGGGCAAGATAAACCTGCTCAACCAGGTACAGGGTTGAACAGCCAAATCTACAAATTTGTGATTTTTAACAGTTCATGACAGAGAAAGTCATCGTGTGACCTACGGAGGGACAGGTCTGTCAACTTTGCTGCTTAACTGGGGTCTACCTTCCTCACCTGTCTGTTTCTCTATCAGCACCAGTGTGTCCTCGGTGGGGGCGCCCTCCAGCAATTTCTCCGTCAGCCGACTACCGCAGGCCTTCAGCAGCCTGGAAAACCGGAACGAGCAAACTTTACTACATCCATGAGGGGGATAATATCTGGGACTTATGAGAAGAGATAAGAGACTGTAAGCCGTGAAGTCAAGGGCAACTCACCAGCTGAAGGAAGAATGTAGGCTGGCCCAGAGGTTAGGGTGCTGTGTGAGGGAGGTTAATGACCTGGCAGCGTTTCCACTCCTCTGATGGGGGAAAACCGCCGGTGAGAACACACTATTCATCCTCACTGCCCTCTGGGGGCACACTCCCTGTTCACCGTCAAATACCTGTGGGAGAGGATAGATAGGAGCCAGGAGAGGTCATCTCGACATACACACCTGAAATCAACTATCAACGTGTATGTTTTAAAAACAGACCTTTGTAAGTTTATCTAAAGCTACAGTTCTGAAGACTGagtcaccagtgctgctgtgtcaGCGCCTTCCCTGGCGCAGAATAAACAAAAGAAGTTTGAGTTGTTGATGTtgaagtacactgctcaaaaaaataaagggaacacctaaaaacacaatatagacctcgatgaatgaaatatttcagctgaaaatctttatctattagacagaggaatgtgtttagagcaaaataacctaagaatgatcaatggaaatcaaaaccattagcccattaaggtctggattcagaatcatactcaaaatcaaagtggaaaatgagaacataggctgatccaacttctgtggaaattcttcaagacgattcaaaatgaggctcagtagtgtgtgtggcctccacgtgcctgtatgcactccctacaacgtctgggcatgctcctgatgagacgacggatggtctcctgagggatctcctcccagaccttgatcggggcatcggtcaactcctggacagtctgtggtgcgacatcgcgttggcggatggtacgagacatgatgtcccagaggtgctcgattggattcaggtctggggaacgtgcaggccggtccatagcatcaatgccctcgacatacaggaactgctgacacactctggccacatgaggacgagcatcgtcatgcatgagcaggaacccagggcccactgcaccagcatatggtctgacaatgggtctgaggatctcatcccgctacctaatggcagtcatggtacctctggctagcacgtagaggtctgtgcggccctccaaggatatgcctccccagaccatcactgacccaccgccaaaccggtcatgctggaggatgttgcaggcagcagaacgttctccacagcgtctccagactctctcacgtctgtcacatgtgttcagtgtgaacctgctctcatctgtgaagagcacagggcgccaatggccaatctgccaaccaagatgttctctggcaaaggtcaatcgggctgcacggtgttgggctgtgagcacaggccccaattgtggacgtcgggccctcataccatcctcatgcattctgtttctcactgtttgagcagaaacctgcacattagtggcctgttgaaggtcgttttgtagggctccggcagtgctcctcctgttcctccttgcacaaaggaccagatagcggtcctgctgcggggttgttgtcctcctgcggccccctccacgtctcctggtgtactggcctgtctcctggtacctcctccatgctctggacactgtgctgggagacacatcaaatcttcttgccacagcacgcactgatgtgccatcctggatggatgagctgcactacctgagcaacttctgtaggttgcagataccgcctcatgccacctctagtggtgagggcactagcacaatgaaaaaccaaccaaagatcggccagaaaagatgaggacaggcaaatggtctgtggccaccacctgcaaatccattccttttataggggttgtcttgcaaattgtctaatttccacctggtggaaattagacaatttaccaaaaggtgaaattgattcacaaatcagtgttgcttcctaactggacaggttgatatctcaaaagtgtgattgacttggagctacattgcattgcttatgtgttccctttatttttttgagcagtgtatatgatGGTAAAGGTCTTCTTCAAGCCTACCTGGTGCATTTTTCCACTTTTGGCTGCTATGCTGAAGAGCTAAAATGCGACGCACTACATCATTTACCCCCGCAAAAGTCCAACTCAAGAACGGCCATTAAAACCGGCAACAGCAAAAGCGATCATTAATTAAGTTTTGTGGAGAagctattgtcttaaatacaCCGGTGACAGAGTACTGAAAAGGTCATTGGGTTACGTGTAATTCTTCAGGACTGTAGCCTCTTGGGGAAACGTGACCAAAAGCATGTCAGTGTCTTGTGTGTGTCTCCAACCTTGAGTGCTGTGGACTGCAGGCTCTGTATCGTCAGTCTAAGGTGACGCAGCAGAAAGGGCCACGAGTTGATGAGGTAGATCCTGTCCATGGCCACCATGACAATGCTGTACCAGCGTTGGAAGCCCCTCGCCAAGCTGTCCTTGATAAAAAAGGTGTGCGAGAACACAAACCCGTGTTGCTCGTCCCCAAAGAAGATAGGGCCTTCTCGGCCAGGGCACACCTGAAGTGAAAGAGCAAGGGACAGAGAAATGGGGGGAGCATAGGGAAGACAAAAGGGAGAGGGATGATGGGTAAGTTCATGTAGTGCACGACCAGTTGTGCTGGTCTGGAGGctgtgcgacacacacacacagacgcacgtgGTGGTTTACCTCACAGCTGAGGCTGCGTACGCAGGCCTGGCGCACAACACTGAAGAGCTGGGGCTGTCGAGGATGCTGGTGGCTCAGGAAGCGGATGCCCGTCTCGTCATCAACGCTGACAAAGCCCGGGTGAGACGCAGGCAGAGACCGACATCCCTGCGGTCCAAGAAAGGGACACAGTGCAGGCCAAGGGGACACGTTAGAAGAGATGACCGGATGAAAAAGACAATGAGGGACGGCGGTGCATGATGGGACACGAGGTTAAAGTGAAGCATAGAAGGCTTGGCTGTCAACAGTCGTCACCCTTTACCTCACACATGTCTCCTCTTTGCGACGCTGAGCTGTTGGCCCTCATGGTGAGTCCCTCCCCCTCCCTGTCTCCATCCCGGTCCCGGTCTCCGGGCACCGGGGCGCCCGCCTGGGGTGGAGAAGGGGATGGAGGATGAAGCGCCTCCGTGCAGAACAAGGTTCGTGGGCCATGGAGTTCGCAGAAGTGACACAGAGCGACCAGGGCGTTCAtctgcgggggggagggggggagagagagagtgagagagcgacaaGTGACGGCGACGCTTCAGGTCAGCGGCGGCTGAGCGCCACCGGGGTTACGCAACGCTCGTCTTGCAAGACGCCGCCGTCGGGACGCTGCGGCGCGGCTCCGAGTTGAGACACGCACGGTAGTCCGGGTTTTAGCGGACACCCCTTACCTCTAAGCACAGCACCCGATTCACCAGACCGCCGACCGCTTCACAGAGGGACCTTCATTGGCCCACGCGTCCCGACGCCTTGAAGGAAAAGCGGCGGCTGGTCAGAACGCGCACCACCGACAGACTCCGAACTCTTAACGAGCCGCCCTTTCACAACCCCATGGtcgactttttttttgggggggggggggtttcgagCCCTCGGACCTGCAGCGTTCCTCTCTGCAGCTCTCGCTGGCTCGGTTTGGCAACAACGCGTCACGTGACGGGAAGTCACGCGCTGACGCGGCGTCACGGCGCGTCTCGCCTTTTCTCTCGCCGTCCGTCTCTTTATCTTTGTCTCAACCCCGAACCCCGAACCACAACGTAGGAGTAACCTGACTACAAATTGAagtaaaagaaaaatgtttttttgaccGAATCTGATGTACGACGTTTAACAAAGTTTCTATTTTTTTGCGTTCACCGGAATaaaactacattacccacaaACCCCTGCAAGAGACAGACACCGGTCAAAGTGCGCGGCCGTGTTTGTCCCCCGCGGCGGCTCTGACAGGTACGGCTCGTCAAGAATCCCGAACGTTGACCCGGCTGAGGTGTTTATGGGTTTAATCTTTGTCAGCTACATATTGGCTTACCATCTATCGACCACGTTGACTCGGAGCAGCGTAGTGGCAAAGCTTTTTTACTCGTTTGGCGCCGAGATTTCACGGCAACACGTCCGACACGAAGATCAACTCGGTGGAATGGCACTGCGTCCCTGGGGGAACAACAACACGTTCCCCAGGGACGCCTGGGAAACGACACCTCTGTGGTGTTGTTCCCCAGGGACGCCTGGGGTCGTTCCCCAGGGAACACAGCGTCCCTGGGGAAGGTGTTGTTCCCCAGGGACGCAGTGTATCGCAAATAACCTCTTATTCTTATGCTGACCCTGTAATGTGTCTGTAGTTACAGGTTGGGAATGGCTTCGGGTCAGTCAACAGTGTCTTCAGCGGCGCCTGCTTGTCCGACAGACACAGCCGGTCCGGATTCAGAGGTTGAACCGGGACACGGCGAAGAAACCGCGGGCACCACAGAAGGTAAATCACATCCCGTCCTGTGCGGGAATCGCACCCTCGCGTCTGTCCGCGGACGCTTCCGCAAAGAGAAGCCCACATTCCAGGGAACGCGAGTGAAAGACCGCGTCTCGGCACCTTGACGTCAGGCAGTACAATGGTGGGGGTGTTTCTATTTTCAGCCTCCCAAGTGCAACGCACAATTTGTGACGAGGGGGTTTTCCCACAGGGGTCCCCTTAACTTGAACCCCATTAGTGTCTGTCAGCCTGTGTCTCAATACTTGAAGTTCTCATCAGCCCCGTCCCTCCAAAGGAGTCTGCAGTCTGTGACTGTTCCACTACTCATTCCTCTGCGCGTGGGTTCAGAGAGACAGTTTGCCACTAGGCTTAAACTTGGTTTTGTCACTTTTGCCCAGCAGGATCGATTCCTGTCTGAGATCCTACATCTCTGTTACCGGCGAAGAGACTGCTAAGGGATCGGTCATCTCAGATCCACTACTCATTCCTCTGTGCGTGGGTTCAGAGAGACAGTTTGCCACTAGGCTTAAACTTGGTTTTGTCACTTTTGCCCAGCAGGATCGATTCCTGTC is a window of Lampris incognitus isolate fLamInc1 chromosome 9, fLamInc1.hap2, whole genome shotgun sequence DNA encoding:
- the flcn gene encoding folliculin; its protein translation is MNALVALCHFCELHGPRTLFCTEALHPPSPSPPQAGAPVPGDRDRDGDREGEGLTMRANSSASQRGDMCEGCRSLPASHPGFVSVDDETGIRFLSHQHPRQPQLFSVVRQACVRSLSCEVCPGREGPIFFGDEQHGFVFSHTFFIKDSLARGFQRWYSIVMVAMDRIYLINSWPFLLRHLRLTIQSLQSTALKVFDGEQGVCPQRAVRMNSVFSPAVFPHQRSGNAARSLTSLTQHPNLWASLHSSFSWLLKACGSRLTEKLLEGAPTEDTLVLIEKQTEQEEEMSCWEGADGDGSRQQKHQSESELDRDFLCDDGKLEGFPGPKFKSLRHLRQVLGAAEFRQLAWHVLMGNQVIWRGADQGLIQSAFTVLKALLPVGCVRSVPCSAQYEEAYKCNFLGLSPDVPIPAHVSSSEFSVLVDVVTPEKCSQYAAVGEDDISLFYQFAISSANTQPTDRGPTLLNKLEVALSNENLSVDVVSHCLLCLKEEWMNKVKVLFKFSKVDGRGREDTQKVLALLGATGPGEEDNVRLLKFWITGLSKTYKSHLMTAVRGGERSPSQ